From a single Acidobacteriota bacterium genomic region:
- a CDS encoding nucleotidyl transferase AbiEii/AbiGii toxin family protein — protein MGAGSHVPRHHRRVGRARLHDPRARRRVPQGRGPPHLHAVPVAEPHGAGARSRRNPAVELLTLPEPAATLWRRAGPALERALAQTGRPPARWSIGGGTILACRWGHRESTDIDLTAPAGTGIDRLDERVGGTLRADMTAAGAADVSTGRMRHRIVFREGSIDIAELDPRPAAGQAAALIEGREVGVKSTTQILRGKLERALREESPARDLFDVAVAHHADPDALAQAANMLGEDEIRQVKTHWRINAHRLGHEAEAALARVSPEYEPERRDVVARAIARLEDARYQAVRIRVTQGALTIETRTAGRPPTTIRTGHDEAAATLERTGMGEFLNRHTAGGRRRVMQEAGAARGRGGTETTILDWQGPAGSGAAARGSSP, from the coding sequence TTGGGCGCGGGAAGCCACGTACCTCGACATCATCGACGCGTGGGGCGAGCACGTCTACACGATCCGCGAGCTCGTCGACGCGTTCCACAAGGTCGAGGGCCTCCGCACCTTCACGCGGTTCCGGTGGCTGAACCACATGGCGCTGGTGCCCGAAGCCGACGGAATCCCGCTGTGGAACTGCTGACGCTGCCCGAACCGGCAGCGACGCTGTGGCGAAGGGCCGGTCCGGCGCTCGAGCGCGCCCTCGCGCAGACGGGACGCCCGCCGGCGCGGTGGAGCATCGGCGGCGGCACCATCCTCGCCTGCCGCTGGGGGCACCGCGAGAGCACCGACATCGACCTGACGGCCCCGGCCGGCACCGGGATCGACCGGCTCGACGAGCGGGTCGGCGGCACGCTGCGGGCCGACATGACGGCCGCGGGCGCCGCCGACGTGTCGACCGGCAGGATGCGCCACCGGATCGTGTTCCGCGAGGGGAGCATCGACATCGCGGAGCTGGATCCTCGGCCGGCGGCCGGGCAGGCCGCCGCGCTCATCGAGGGCCGCGAGGTCGGCGTCAAGAGCACGACGCAGATCCTGCGCGGGAAGCTCGAGCGGGCGCTGCGCGAGGAAAGCCCCGCCCGGGACCTGTTCGACGTCGCGGTCGCGCACCACGCGGACCCCGACGCGCTCGCGCAGGCCGCGAACATGCTCGGCGAAGACGAGATCCGCCAGGTCAAGACGCACTGGCGGATCAACGCGCACCGCCTCGGGCACGAAGCCGAGGCGGCACTGGCGAGGGTGAGCCCGGAGTACGAGCCGGAGCGGCGCGACGTGGTCGCGCGGGCCATCGCACGGCTCGAGGACGCACGCTACCAGGCGGTCCGCATTCGCGTAACGCAAGGCGCACTGACCATCGAGACGCGCACGGCGGGGCGGCCCCCGACGACGATCCGCACCGGGCACGACGAGGCGGCCGCCACGCTCGAGCGCACCGGCATGGGCGAGTTCCTCAACCGGCACACCGCCGGCGGCCGCAGGCGCGTCATGCAAGAGGCCGGCGCCGCGAGAGGGCGCGGCGGCACCGAGACCACCATCCTCGACTGGCAAGGGCCGG